The window atTAAAATGAAATCTAATACAATAATGAATACAGCAACAATTGCATTcaatttggttttaaaaatttacaaatgttaatgtaaaaaatattactacCTGTCAATATACattaaacacaaaaacattGACAATTTAAATTGAGACAAAAtgttaactatttaattatttttatagttttgaaaatcttaatctttatgattttaattgtttaaaaaactatttaaaacttatttatttacataaatcGAATTAATTTATACCATGTAACAGctaattatatacataatttgatttaaatttgttatttttataattctcaatacattatatttcaaaatttatttattttaaaaatattcttgatatcatatttggattatattccatatataacaatatattttattaaatctagACTTAAAGTTTAAGACTGTTTTTTCCTCAAATGTTAAaagagtattattattatttaattaatgagaaatTGTCAAAGTTcctataatatttgttaattaacctcaaaagttttaaaattcaaataaatattattgaaataaaatatttaatcaatcttttgatttagttaatttttaataattttagaattatttaaataattttaaataatctgcCCAAAACTTATTAGATCGTGAAAATGGAGCGCAGCAACGGGAGCGGAAGACTAAATTAGAGTTTTTGAAATCAAACGGCTATTAGAGTGTATCGTTTCGCCTCTTATTATCTTCAAACTGCGCagctttctttctctctctctatcaaAAATCAAGATCTTCTATGGCTTCTATTTCCGAAGAATCAAGTCATAACAATTCCAAGACGCCATCTAAACCATCGCGGATGATCAGAATAGTTGGAAAAGTTAAGGGTTTCACAGATCTAGAAAATGGACTTCAAAGCGAAAGACCATTGCCGTGGATTTCCGTTAGCAAGACAGATGACAATGATACCTCCGATGGAGTAGTGATCTCTTTCCGCGATCAATCTGGCAGGTAAGATTGCTAACCTAGGACTATTTTCTACTTACTGATTAATGTGATAATCTTTAAAATCATACTACATGTTCTTGAATAGATAGGTTTAAAGTTATTAAATTCTTTGTTCCCTTTatgctttttttaattttcgCCTTTTGTGAGTATCTGTttgattattgatttattttgcaTTTCCAGCTTTAAAGAGTCAATCAAGCTGGACCACTGCTATGAACAAGACGTGGGAAATGAAGATATGTTTGTAAAAGAAATTAAGCCTTTAGTTTCAGAAGTATTTGATGGTCAAAAGTCTACAGTTATAGCATTTGGAGCTAGAAGCAGTGGCAAGACTTACACAATTCAGgtgtttatattgtttttatagaCATGCTAGATTTTTTCCAACAATCATTCATGTGCTTACTCTGTTAGCTTCTGTTGATTTTTTAGGGTTTTGAGGAAAATCCTGGTTTAGCAGCCTTAACAATGGCTGAAGTTCTCTTGATGGCCGAGAAAACTGGAAATCTTGTTGCCGTGTCTTACTATGAGGTATTGCAAGATCATGTATACGATCTTCTACAGACTGGCCGACCAGAAATTCAAGTGTTCGAAAATGCCCAAGGCAAAATTCAGTTCAAGGGGCTTTCACAGGTAAGTAGTATTCATGTGGTTTTATTTAGTTGTCAGTTGTTTGATTATCTATCTAATGTTTCTTTATTCTACAGGTCAATATCACATCATTTTCTCAGTTTAAGAAGTTATATTTTACGGGCATTGTCCCTCGCAAAACACAACAAAAAGTGCCATTAGAGCTGCCACAAATGAGTCATAAGGTTCTAGTTGTTCTTATTTCCTCTGTTGATGAGAACTCAGCCAATAAGCCAATTGGAAGGATAAACTTTGTTGATTTAGCAGGTTTGGATTTGTGAAATATTGTGGTATCTTTTCATTTCCCTTTCGAGATATCTTCCTGTAATTATTCTTACGGTCTGTTCACCTTCTTCGTTAGGTTATGAGGATGCTAGAAGAAAGAGTTCTTTGGGTGTCAACAATGTTGATAGTACTAGAATTAACAAGTCTTTATATGCTCTGCTTAAAGTTTTATACTCTTTAAATGCCAATGAAATCCGAGTTCCATATCGAGAAAGCAAACTGACTCGTGCATTACAAGATTCCCTTGGTAGGAATAATAAAGTGTTGATGATCACTTGCTTGGTAAGTTCTTTGTTGATCATAGTATATATCTTTAATTGACTCTGTTTTTATTTCTATTGTTTTCTGATAATTTGGTTGAAAACAGAACCCGTTTTTTTGCCATGACTCTTTACATGCCATGATTTCGGTTTCCCGATGTCGGGTTGTAAATCGAGTGGTCGCTGAATCTACAAAGACAGTAGGAAGTGTGTCCAAGCAACCAGTGGTCGCTGAATCTACAAAGACAGTAGGAAGTGTGTCCAAGCAACCAGTGGTCACTGAATCTACAAAGACAGTAGGAAGTGTGTCCAAGCAACCAGTGGTCGCTGAATCTACAAAGACAGTAGGAAGTGTGTCCAAGCAAAGAGTGGTCGCTGAATCTACAAAGACAGTAGGAAGTGTGTCCAAGCAACCAGTGGTAGCTGAATCTACAAAGACAGTAGGAAGTGTGTCCAAGCAACGAGTGGTCGCTGAATCTACAAAGACAGTAGGAAGTGTGTCCAAGCAACGAGTGGTCGCTGAATCTACAAAGACAGTAGGAAGTGTGTCCAAGCAACCCGTGGTCGCTGAATCTACAAAGACAGTAGGAAGTGTGTCCAAGCAACGAGTGGTTTCTGAATCTACAAAGACAGTAGGAAGTGTGTCCAAGCAACCAGTGGTTTCTTCATCCAGTAAAGGAAAGATTGGGAGTCTTACATTAAAGAAGCAAATCAATTCTCAATCATACAACTTTGAGAAGAAGGCTAATTCTACAATTAAAGGAAGGTATAATGTTACTGCTCTTGCGATGATATAACGTTACTACAATTTGAATTCTCTCTAGAAATTGACTTGCCTGCTCCTTTTTTCATTACAGGAGACTTTTTAGTGAAGGCAAAGCTACGACGAATACTAATAAGGTGACGATGCCCATTTTCATGTCATCTCAATCGACATTTTTGACAGAACATCATTTAGTAAAAGTTCTATCTCGCAGTTCATTTAGATTCACTACTCAAGCTAGAGGCTATTTTTCTAGATCTTTGATGAGTCCATAATTTGGCAAAAGAAGTCTTTTGTTCTTCTCTTTCGAAATGAATGTAGGGCCCCTTCACGTGAGTGAGCAAGAACTAAATTAGTTGTGATCAATGCAGGAAAATGTTTCGTTGAACATGACAACTTCAGATGAACAACAAGCACCTGCAATAACAGTCTTTGATTCAACAAGTGCCTCCATCTTGAACAAAGTATAGTAGCActgacaaataataataatctcatcccattaataatattttgttatattctGATAGTTTATTGAATTATCTCTTTGCAGGATGAACCAGTTTCAGTAGTTACTTTAGATGATCCTACTCCTGAAAATGAGGTAtgatatatgaaaatatgtaactatatattttgttaGCTTGGAATGGTTTTCAACATACAGCCAAATGCTCTGCTTGTATCACCAAATAAAGACGCATTTATGAAAATGTGtaactatatatttaatgtCTAACTTATGCTTTATAGGCTTTAACCTAATAACTTGGCTGCCTAaagtttttttatgaatttttcagGATAATTCTCAGAAGGCGGAGATTAGTCATCTAGAAGTCACTCCCAAGATTAAATGCAATAATAATTCATCGATTCTTCCGGAAGAAGGTCTACATTCACCATTGATGAGAACCCAAAAAGTTGTATTTTTTCCTATCTTgttcatttcatttataaagataaattgcAGGTGAATTTATTActaataaggaagaagaaacAAGTTTAGTCATGAATGAAGATGGATCACCATCTCTTAGTTCTCTAATAGAGAACCTGTCCAATACATTGAAGGCCCTTGATTCTACTACAACTCCACTAGAAATTAAGATGCCATACAAGATCAATACTGTATCAAGTATATATACAGATGCTATGGAACCTAAAACCCCTGTTTTTCAACAAAATTCCATATGCAAAGGGAGTTTGACTAATAATAGTCCTTGGGGAAGGTTAAGTGCTCGTAGCACAGGAATGAAAgtaatctctctttctctcctcTCACTTGTTACTTTTACGGGTTTTTTTCTTATCTCACTTTTATTACTGCTCTTTTATTGCAGGAAGTCCTTGTTGATGAGTACCTCAATTTCTTAAACACTGCAAGCAAGTATGTATCTTCATTAGTAGCAGATCTCAAGTATTCTGATGGGAGCTCATTGATTATTGTTATGGAAATTTATTTCATATgacattatttaatattttgttattttttaaactttattgataacacacttgttttttttttaacaggGAGGAACTGAAAGGGTTACAGGTGAGAGCATTatcaaatattcaaacaaacatttcATTAGTCATTTTCATGTATTGATATAGCTGTGTCAATATTGTTGTATTTTTCTAAAGGGTATTGGTGAAAAGAGGGCAACCTACATTCTTGAACTTCGTGAAGAGTCTCCGGAACCTTTCAAAGATGTAAACACACTTGCCCATCTATTTAAGTGTTTTCTCATGTTTTTTGTACGTAAATATTCTTATTAGTCAACTGATGTGTGAACTCGCCCGTGCAGCTTGAAGATTTGGAGAATATTGGACTTTCAACTAAACAGGTGTAGTTAAGATGACTTTTTCCTCCTTTCATATTTCAATGATgataagataatttattttcaaaaaatgatGATTATTAGCTCATTCGTCTCCATTCTATGTTTTTTCTTGACAGGTAACAAACATGATGAAAAAAATGGCAGGAGAGATTTtcagttagtttttttttttaatcaagttAGAAT is drawn from Impatiens glandulifera chromosome 3, dImpGla2.1, whole genome shotgun sequence and contains these coding sequences:
- the LOC124931936 gene encoding kinesin-like protein KIN-10B, which encodes MASISEESSHNNSKTPSKPSRMIRIVGKVKGFTDLENGLQSERPLPWISVSKTDDNDTSDGVVISFRDQSGSFKESIKLDHCYEQDVGNEDMFVKEIKPLVSEVFDGQKSTVIAFGARSSGKTYTIQGFEENPGLAALTMAEVLLMAEKTGNLVAVSYYEVLQDHVYDLLQTGRPEIQVFENAQGKIQFKGLSQVNITSFSQFKKLYFTGIVPRKTQQKVPLELPQMSHKVLVVLISSVDENSANKPIGRINFVDLAGYEDARRKSSLGVNNVDSTRINKSLYALLKVLYSLNANEIRVPYRESKLTRALQDSLGRNNKVLMITCLNPFFCHDSLHAMISVSRCRVVNRVVAESTKTVGSVSKQPVVAESTKTVGSVSKQPVVTESTKTVGSVSKQPVVAESTKTVGSVSKQRVVAESTKTVGSVSKQPVVAESTKTVGSVSKQRVVAESTKTVGSVSKQRVVAESTKTVGSVSKQPVVAESTKTVGSVSKQRVVSESTKTVGSVSKQPVVSSSSKGKIGSLTLKKQINSQSYNFEKKANSTIKGRRLFSEGKATTNTNKENVSLNMTTSDEQQAPAITVFDSTSASILNKDEPVSVVTLDDPTPENEDNSQKAEISHLEVTPKIKCNNNSSILPEEGEFITNKEEETSLVMNEDGSPSLSSLIENLSNTLKALDSTTTPLEIKMPYKINTVSSIYTDAMEPKTPVFQQNSICKGSLTNNSPWGRLSARSTGMKEVLVDEYLNFLNTASKEELKGLQGIGEKRATYILELREESPEPFKDLEDLENIGLSTKQVTNMMKKMAGEIFS